The DNA sequence TCGGAGGTCGGACTCGAGGTCCGGACCGACCCGCGCCTGCGGGAGACCCATCTGGGCACGTGGCAGGGGATGAGCCATTCGGAGGTCGACGAGCAGTGGCCCGAGGCCCGGATGCGGTGGCGCAGCACACCGCGGTGGTCCCCGCCCGAGGGGGAGAGCCGCCTCGACGTGGCCCGCCGCACCCGAGAGGTGGTCGACGAGCTCGTGGACGCCTCGCCCGGGTGGAACGAGCACCCGGCGGTGCTCGTGGCCCACGGGGGCGCGATCGCCGCCCTCACCGCCGCCCTCATCGAGTTGCCGGTCGAGCAGTACCCGATCTTCAACGGTCTCGGGAACACCTGCTGGGTGCAGCTCTCGGCGCATCCGCGCCCCGGGCCCTCCTGGAGTGGACAGACCGCGGAGCCGGAGATCGGGCCCACGACCGACGGCGCGCGCGAGGTGCTCTGGCGCCTCGACCAGTGGAACGCCGGTCTCACGCCCCCGGTGGCGACGACATGAGCGTCCGGCTGGTCACCGACTCGAGCGCGGACATCCCCGAGGAGTGGGTCCGCGAGTTCGGCATCACCGTCGTGGGCCTTCACGTGGTCGAGGAGGGCGACAGGGCGGTCTCGACGGCCGCGGTCACCCCGGACGAGCTGACCGCGATCTACCAGGAACTCTTGGACGAGCCGGACTGCACGGGCATCGTCTCCGTCCATCTGTCGCGTGAACTCTCTCGCACGTGGGAGTCCGCCGCCGATGCCGCCACGAGGTTCGGTGGCCGGGTCCTGGTCTCGGACTCCCGGTGTGCGGGGATGGCGTTCGGTGCCGCGGTCGCCCAGTGTGCCTGGGCGGCGAACAACGGTCTGGGACTGTCCGGAACCTATGAGCTCGCCGAACGTCTCTGCCGGGGAGCGTCCACCTTCGCCGCCCTGGAATCTTTGGAGAGCCTGCGCCGGGGTGGCCGCATCAGTGCCCTCGCGGCGATCTTCGGCAGCGCGCTGGCGATGCGCCCGATCATCGTGTTGCGTGGTGGTTCTGTCGACCTCGCCGCCAAGGCCAGGACCACGACCAAGGCCCACGAGAAGTTGCGCGCGCTGCTTCGCGACGAGATCAGTCGAGGCGACGTCGTGGTGGTGGTCCACCATCACGAGGCGCCGGATCGGGCCCGGGAGATGGCCACCGAGATCCGCAAGGAGACCCCGTTCCCCGAGCGGGTCCTCGTCGTCGAGTTCGATGAGGTCCTGGCCTGGCACCTGGGGCCCGGGACCGTGGGCGTCTCGGTGACGGACCTCGTCGACACCGCATTCCCCATCCCCGCAGTCGCTCCACAGGACGGCACCTGAGGGACCTCTCCGGGGCCCGGCCGGGGAGCGCGCCGGTCTAGTTTCGGCCCATGTTCCCCGACACCCGGACTCGTCCCGCGGACTCCGACGACCCCGCCCGCGAGGCCGCGCTGCGCAGGCTCGCGAGTGTGACGGCCCTGGCGGAGCGGGCGTCCGTGCCCTGGGCGGACGCGGAGGCGGACGGGAGGCGGCCTGAACGGGTGCCACCCGAGCGTCCGGACCCGGCGGACTGGGCCGACCCCCCGTGGTGGAGCCGGGTCCGGTGGGCCCCGGACAGGATCGCGGGCGTTGCTCTGGTCGTGGTGGTGTTGGGCCTCGGTGGATTCTCCGTTCACCGTCTCCTGTCCGCGGTGCCCGAGGGCGCGCCGGTGCCGGAACTCCCGTTGGCCACCCCGGGGGTGACCGTCCCGGCGGACGGCGCGTCGGCACCGGGTTCGCCCCTGGCGCCAGCCGAGGCCGAGGCGGACTCGGCCGGGGCGGCCGGGCCGGTGGACGACGGGTCCGCGGGGCCCGTCGTCGTCTCCGTCGTGGGTCTGGTCGGGCGCAGCGGGTTGGTCACACTTGCCCCGGGCGCCCGGGTGGCGGACGCCCTCGACAGCGCCGGAGGGATTCTGGACGGCGGCGACCGCGACGGCCTCAACCTGGCACGGAAGGTGGCCGACGGCGAGCAGATCCTGGTGGGACTGGCGCCGGGCCCCGACGGCCCCCGCGGGCCGCGGAGCGGGATCGTCGGGGCCGGCGACCCGCCCGTGGACGGCGGGCCGGCGCCGGCGGCGGGGCCCTCGCCCGGCGCGCCACCGTCGGGTGGGGGACTGGTCGACCTCAACACGGCGGATGCCACGACCCTCGAGACCCTGCCCGGGGTGGGGCCGGTGACCGCCTCCTCGATCCTGGCCTGGCGGGCGGCCAACGGGTCGTTCGCGAGCATCGATCAGCTGGCCGAGGTCGACGGCATCGGCCCGGTGACGCTCGCCCGGCTCCGGCCGCTGGTCTCGGTGTGAGCACCGGAGCGCCGCCACCCGAGCCTCCCGCCGTGCCGCCGCCCCCGCGGGCATCCGCCGTGCCGCCGGCCCCGGCACCCGCCGCGCGTGACCTCCGATTGGTCGTCCCGACGCTCGCGCTGTTCGTCACCACCGCGGTCACCCTGGGGATGCGGCCGGCGGCGGCCTGCGCACTCGCGGTGGTACTGCTCGCCGCGGCGGTGATCGCTGTGGCCTGGTCGGTGTCCGTGGGAGCGGGGGAGCGCCCGGACCACACGGCACTGTGGGTACTCGCGGTCGCATGTGCACTGGGGGCGATCGGCGCCGGCGTCCAGGCGGCGCGGTCGCACGCGCTCGCCGCGCATCCGTTGGTCTCGCTCGTCGACACCCGCACGGGTGTCGAGGGCGTGGTGACGGGGTTCGATCGCCCGCTGCGTCGAGGCGGGGTGATGGTCCCGCTGCGAGTGGAGGTCACCGGATCAGGACAGTCGGCGCGAGTGGCCCGCCTCGACGTGGCGGTCCTGGCCAGGGAGGGGTGGCGGGATCTGGCACCGGGGACGCGGGTGCGGGCCTCGGTCATGGTGCTGGAGCCACGCTCTCCCGGGAACCCACCGGGCCTGCGCGCCCTGGCACCTCCGCGGGTGACCGGGGAGCCGGGGCCGACCGGCCGGGCACCGGCGGCGGTGCGCGAACGGTTGAGAGTGGTCTCCGGGCGCGCACTCGAGGGCGAGGCGGCGGGGTTGCTCCCGTCCTTCGTGCTCGGTGACGAGGGCGGGGTGTCCGCGGAGACCCGCGACGGGTTCCGGGCCTCGGGGCTGGCTCATCTCGCGGCGGTGTCCGGGGCCAACACCACCTATGTGGTGGGGTCGGTGCTCCTGGCCGCCGCCGCGCTGGGGGCCGGACGGCGCGTCCGCGTTCTCGCCGCGGGGGTGGCGCTCGCGGGCTTCGTCGCGGTGGTGGGCCCGGAACCCGCGGTGTTGCGGGCGGCCGGGACCGGGGCGATCGGCCTGGCCGCGCTCAGTTCCCACCGGACAGGCCGCCCGTTGGCGGCGCTGGCCGGCGTGGTGTTGCTGGTGGCGATGCTCGATCCCGCCACGGCCACCGGCGCCGGGTTCGTCCTGTCCGTCACGGCGACCGCCGCGCTCGTGGTGGCGGCGCGGCCCGTGGCGATGCGTCTGCACCGTCCGTGGATGCCGGCTACGGTCGCGGACCTGCTGGCGGTCTGCGTGGTGGCCCATCTGGCGACCCTCCCGGTGCTGGTGGCCACGGGCCTGGAGACCGGTCCGTGGGCGCTGCCGGCCAACATCGCGGTGGCTCCGGTGGTGCCGCTGGTCACCGTGCTCGGGACCGCCGCCGCGGCACTGGGACCCGTATGGCAGGACGGGGCGGTGTTGCTCGCGGCGGCGTGCGCTCCGGCACTGTGGTGGCTCGAGACGGTCGCCCGGATCGCCGTGGCCCTGCCCGGGTCGCCGGATCTGACAACCGGGTGACCCCGGGCACGGATCCGGAGTCGCTCGCGGAGTGGTCCTCGTGCTACCGGATGCGTCCGGTGTCCCCGCCGCGCATCATGGCCCGCACAGCACAGCTCCGAGACCATGACGAGGAGACGGGACGAGTGGGACTGATGAGAAGGAATGACGACCTGAACGGAAAGACCATCGTCGTCACGGGAGCCTCCAGCGGCTTCGGGCGTGGCGCCGCGATCGCCCTGGGCGCACGCGGGGCTCACGTCGTCCTGGCCGCCCGGCGCGGTGAGGTGCTCGAGGAGGTGGCCGCCCAGATCGCCGCGTCCGGTGGTTCTGCCGTGGCGGTGCCCACGGACGTCAGCGATTCCGAGGCCGTCGAGAACCTGGCAGCGGCCGCGGAGGAACACTTCGGCCCCATCGACGTGTGGATCAACAACGCCGCGGTCGGTGTGATGGGCCTGTTCTGGGAGGTGCCGCTTGCAGATCACGCCCGACTCGTCGACGTGGATCTCAAGGGAATGATCTTCGGTGCCCACGTGGCACTGCGGCGTTTCACGGCCCGTGGCGAGGGGGTGCTGGTCAACGTGGGATCGGTCGCCGGAGAGGTTCCG is a window from the Dietzia sp. JS16-p6b genome containing:
- a CDS encoding DegV family protein gives rise to the protein MSVRLVTDSSADIPEEWVREFGITVVGLHVVEEGDRAVSTAAVTPDELTAIYQELLDEPDCTGIVSVHLSRELSRTWESAADAATRFGGRVLVSDSRCAGMAFGAAVAQCAWAANNGLGLSGTYELAERLCRGASTFAALESLESLRRGGRISALAAIFGSALAMRPIIVLRGGSVDLAAKARTTTKAHEKLRALLRDEISRGDVVVVVHHHEAPDRAREMATEIRKETPFPERVLVVEFDEVLAWHLGPGTVGVSVTDLVDTAFPIPAVAPQDGT
- a CDS encoding ComEC/Rec2 family competence protein, whose protein sequence is MPPPPRASAVPPAPAPAARDLRLVVPTLALFVTTAVTLGMRPAAACALAVVLLAAAVIAVAWSVSVGAGERPDHTALWVLAVACALGAIGAGVQAARSHALAAHPLVSLVDTRTGVEGVVTGFDRPLRRGGVMVPLRVEVTGSGQSARVARLDVAVLAREGWRDLAPGTRVRASVMVLEPRSPGNPPGLRALAPPRVTGEPGPTGRAPAAVRERLRVVSGRALEGEAAGLLPSFVLGDEGGVSAETRDGFRASGLAHLAAVSGANTTYVVGSVLLAAAALGAGRRVRVLAAGVALAGFVAVVGPEPAVLRAAGTGAIGLAALSSHRTGRPLAALAGVVLLVAMLDPATATGAGFVLSVTATAALVVAARPVAMRLHRPWMPATVADLLAVCVVAHLATLPVLVATGLETGPWALPANIAVAPVVPLVTVLGTAAAALGPVWQDGAVLLAAACAPALWWLETVARIAVALPGSPDLTTG
- a CDS encoding ComEA family DNA-binding protein gives rise to the protein MFPDTRTRPADSDDPAREAALRRLASVTALAERASVPWADAEADGRRPERVPPERPDPADWADPPWWSRVRWAPDRIAGVALVVVVLGLGGFSVHRLLSAVPEGAPVPELPLATPGVTVPADGASAPGSPLAPAEAEADSAGAAGPVDDGSAGPVVVSVVGLVGRSGLVTLAPGARVADALDSAGGILDGGDRDGLNLARKVADGEQILVGLAPGPDGPRGPRSGIVGAGDPPVDGGPAPAAGPSPGAPPSGGGLVDLNTADATTLETLPGVGPVTASSILAWRAANGSFASIDQLAEVDGIGPVTLARLRPLVSV
- a CDS encoding histidine phosphatase family protein; the encoded protein is MTRRLILLRHGQTHYNASLRMQGQLDTELSELGVQQAHAVGRALAHRRPWTILSSDLQRAHETALALASEVGLEVRTDPRLRETHLGTWQGMSHSEVDEQWPEARMRWRSTPRWSPPEGESRLDVARRTREVVDELVDASPGWNEHPAVLVAHGGAIAALTAALIELPVEQYPIFNGLGNTCWVQLSAHPRPGPSWSGQTAEPEIGPTTDGAREVLWRLDQWNAGLTPPVATT
- a CDS encoding SDR family oxidoreductase, which translates into the protein MTPGTDPESLAEWSSCYRMRPVSPPRIMARTAQLRDHDEETGRVGLMRRNDDLNGKTIVVTGASSGFGRGAAIALGARGAHVVLAARRGEVLEEVAAQIAASGGSAVAVPTDVSDSEAVENLAAAAEEHFGPIDVWINNAAVGVMGLFWEVPLADHARLVDVDLKGMIFGAHVALRRFTARGEGVLVNVGSVAGEVPLAYQSTYSAVKAGITSLGRSLTEELRLAGLDETVKVGTILPWAADTPWWDHVGNYTGHAPRLTAMDDPDLIVDAIVDACTNPDQERPVGPKGRAAHTSHRVFRELTERFSGTLSRAEIGNGARVPDTAGAIHEPVSVGTAVHGDTRARMVEEDADPGS